A stretch of Nitrospirota bacterium DNA encodes these proteins:
- a CDS encoding YtxH domain-containing protein, translating into MLAFLGGAAIGAVAALLLAPQTGRESREQLRGYARRAEDNLRDLASRAGDAVEEVVEEGKEFVDSKKAVLREAFDVGREAMRRERDRLRGEERS; encoded by the coding sequence ATGTTGGCATTTCTGGGCGGTGCGGCAATCGGTGCAGTGGCGGCCCTGTTGCTGGCGCCACAGACCGGACGCGAGTCGCGTGAGCAGTTGCGGGGCTATGCCCGTCGCGCAGAAGACAATTTGCGGGATCTGGCAAGCCGCGCGGGCGACGCGGTGGAAGAGGTCGTGGAAGAGGGGAAGGAATTTGTGGACTCGAAGAAGGCGGTCCTGCGCGAGGCGTTCGACGTCGGGCGTGAGGCGATGCGTCGTGAGCGGGACCGATTGCGTGGAGAGGAACGCAGCTAA
- a CDS encoding DUF971 domain-containing protein, which yields MTETLYEPKDMSWVDKGVLGIEWNDGHKSVYPVRYLRQQCPCAACVDEWSGVRRLQPDDVPIVIMLQDVQPVGRYALQFTWSDGHDTGIYSYGLLRRICQCDVCQPVKPIEPRSRRLL from the coding sequence ATGACCGAGACCCTGTATGAGCCGAAAGATATGTCCTGGGTGGACAAGGGTGTGTTGGGCATTGAATGGAACGATGGGCACAAGTCCGTCTATCCCGTCCGGTATCTCCGCCAGCAATGTCCTTGCGCCGCCTGTGTGGACGAGTGGTCCGGCGTCCGGCGTCTGCAGCCGGACGATGTGCCGATCGTGATCATGCTGCAGGATGTGCAGCCGGTCGGCCGCTATGCTTTGCAATTTACCTGGAGCGATGGCCACGACACGGGGATCTACTCCTATGGCCTCCTTCGGCGGATCTGCCAATGTGATGTCTGTCAGCCGGTCAAACCGATTGAGCCAAGGAGCCGACGTCTCTTGTGA
- the era gene encoding GTPase Era, translating into MKFGTVAIIGRPNVGKSTLLNQLLKQKVAIVSDKPQTTRTRILGVVHAPGAQIALLDTPGLHKPQHLLNRRMVRTTVETLEEADILYVLMDTTSSPGPGDLLVIDHVKGAIRKRPRPVILVLNKVDLVNKLKLLPVMETYARLFAWTDVVPVSAETGDNVDRLLSVTVAHLPEGDAGYGEDTVTDQSMRTLAAEMIREKILLQTYEEVPYSVAVEIDAFVEEGKLARISATVLVERESHKAILIGKHGDRLKEVGTEARKELEEIFEMKVFLQLWVKVREAWREDEHALTELGY; encoded by the coding sequence ATGAAGTTTGGCACAGTCGCAATCATTGGCCGACCGAACGTCGGCAAGTCGACCTTACTCAACCAATTGTTGAAGCAGAAGGTGGCGATCGTCTCGGATAAGCCGCAAACGACGCGAACGAGAATTTTGGGGGTCGTGCATGCGCCGGGTGCGCAGATTGCCTTGCTGGATACGCCGGGGCTGCACAAGCCGCAACATCTGCTCAATCGCCGCATGGTCCGCACCACGGTCGAGACGCTGGAGGAGGCGGATATCCTGTACGTGTTGATGGACACGACGAGTTCGCCAGGTCCCGGCGATCTGTTGGTGATCGACCATGTGAAGGGGGCGATCCGGAAGCGCCCGCGCCCGGTTATTCTCGTATTGAACAAGGTGGATCTGGTCAATAAGCTCAAGTTGCTACCGGTGATGGAGACCTACGCGCGACTCTTCGCCTGGACGGACGTGGTGCCGGTGTCGGCTGAAACCGGCGACAATGTCGATCGCTTGTTGTCCGTGACCGTGGCCCATTTGCCGGAAGGGGATGCGGGCTATGGGGAAGACACGGTCACCGATCAGTCCATGCGGACCTTGGCCGCCGAGATGATTCGCGAGAAGATTTTGCTCCAGACCTATGAAGAAGTGCCCTATTCGGTGGCCGTGGAGATCGATGCCTTTGTGGAGGAGGGGAAGCTGGCCCGCATCAGCGCGACGGTGCTGGTCGAGCGAGAGTCTCATAAGGCGATCCTGATCGGGAAGCACGGAGATCGGCTCAAGGAGGTCGGGACCGAGGCGCGGAAGGAACTGGAAGAGATCTTTGAGATGAAAGTGTTTCTGCAGTTGTGGGTGAAAGTGCGGGAGGCGTGGCGGGAAGATGAGCATGCTCTCACCGAATTAGGCTACTAG
- a CDS encoding DUF948 domain-containing protein — MTIVEMAVLLVAVAFAVLVGYLVPVLIQIRKTVAESEQLFATMNQDLPPLIGELRAMSHNLNDLTEQARGGVEHAAVLLHAVGEVGESVQHVHDVVRGTSGSFVNNVASVVAGFKAATQVMKERFREEGGHHNGG, encoded by the coding sequence ATGACAATTGTTGAAATGGCTGTGCTGCTGGTGGCGGTTGCATTTGCGGTGTTGGTGGGCTATCTCGTGCCGGTGCTGATTCAGATTCGCAAGACCGTGGCGGAGTCCGAACAGTTGTTCGCCACCATGAATCAGGATTTGCCGCCGTTGATCGGCGAGCTTCGGGCTATGAGTCACAACCTCAACGACCTGACGGAGCAGGCCCGCGGGGGAGTCGAACATGCTGCCGTCCTTTTGCATGCGGTCGGGGAAGTGGGAGAGTCGGTTCAGCATGTGCACGACGTCGTGAGGGGGACGAGCGGATCGTTCGTGAACAATGTGGCGAGCGTGGTGGCAGGATTCAAAGCCGCAACCCAAGTCATGAAGGAGCGGTTTCGCGAAGAAGGAGGGCATCACAATGGCGGATGA
- a CDS encoding septum formation initiator family protein, with translation MIIKQNRGRQWLDWQRRMVTGAHYAGAAACLLLLVALVFGDMGLPRYFSMRGHAQQLDLDLQELQRATRTLRGEIDRLERDPAKIEQLAREQLGYVRKGETVYQLVPSPSQERPRP, from the coding sequence ATGATCATTAAGCAGAACAGAGGCAGACAGTGGCTCGACTGGCAGCGCCGCATGGTCACGGGCGCGCATTATGCCGGAGCCGCCGCCTGTCTGTTGCTGCTGGTCGCGCTGGTGTTTGGCGATATGGGTCTGCCGCGGTATTTCTCCATGCGCGGTCACGCCCAACAGCTGGATCTCGATCTTCAAGAGCTGCAGCGGGCGACCCGCACGCTGCGGGGGGAGATCGATCGCTTGGAGCGAGACCCCGCGAAGATCGAACAGTTGGCGCGAGAGCAGCTCGGCTATGTCCGTAAAGGTGAAACCGTGTATCAATTGGTTCCTTCACCATCACAGGAGCGGCCCCGTCCGTAG
- the mgtE gene encoding magnesium transporter, with the protein MTEPTPVDPRPRPGEKDLLRDALRDPADRGRTKSDIVLLSVQRLLRRGAITNLAKMLGRMHQADVAKVIVHLSSSKEKREVFELVRGESKRGQVLSELDSDSINQVLADLLPSDIAWLIKDLGPDDVAYILGVLPEERATEILSLMRTEDSTEVADLLKYPKDTAGGIMTTEFFALPEEATAQDAIRRLQLATDAEMVFYIYVTDRDERLVGVLSLRQLLTVPPSTPLKNIATRDVISVTVDMDQEEVARQVASYNLLAIPVIDKDNKLVGIITVDDVVDVIREEATEDMLKMAGAIEEDSVSKSSSVASAKHRLPWLFTNLVGSLFSGAILWEFRYTIQEVVAIVSFIPVIAAMGGNVGLQSSTLIIRGLATGLIALTDVRTVFIREIKVGLLMGLACGLILTIVGWLWHQAFLGMVVGVSLIMAFMVSTSMATFMPILLKRMGVDPAVAAGPFVTTANDITGITIYLTLATLFMDHLR; encoded by the coding sequence ATGACAGAACCGACTCCAGTGGATCCGCGCCCTCGTCCGGGAGAGAAGGATCTCCTCCGTGATGCGTTGCGCGATCCTGCCGATCGAGGCCGGACGAAGTCCGACATCGTCTTGTTGTCGGTGCAGCGGCTGTTGCGGCGCGGTGCAATCACCAATCTTGCCAAGATGCTGGGCCGGATGCACCAGGCCGATGTGGCCAAAGTGATTGTGCATCTGTCGTCCTCCAAAGAAAAACGTGAAGTGTTCGAACTGGTGCGAGGCGAGTCGAAGCGCGGCCAGGTGCTGAGCGAGCTCGACAGCGACAGCATCAATCAGGTGCTGGCGGATCTGCTGCCCTCGGATATTGCCTGGCTGATCAAAGACCTCGGTCCTGACGACGTGGCCTACATCCTCGGGGTGCTACCGGAAGAGCGAGCCACGGAGATTCTCTCGCTGATGCGGACGGAGGACTCCACGGAGGTCGCCGACCTGCTGAAGTATCCGAAGGATACGGCCGGCGGCATCATGACGACGGAGTTTTTCGCGCTGCCGGAAGAGGCGACGGCGCAGGATGCCATCCGCCGCCTCCAGCTGGCGACGGATGCGGAAATGGTGTTCTACATTTACGTGACCGACCGAGATGAGCGTCTGGTCGGGGTCCTCTCGCTGCGTCAGCTGTTGACGGTCCCTCCCTCGACGCCGCTGAAAAACATCGCCACGCGTGACGTGATCAGCGTAACGGTTGACATGGACCAGGAGGAAGTCGCCCGCCAAGTGGCGAGTTATAACTTGCTCGCGATTCCGGTCATCGACAAAGACAATAAATTGGTCGGCATCATCACGGTCGACGACGTCGTGGACGTGATCCGGGAAGAAGCGACCGAAGACATGCTCAAGATGGCCGGCGCGATCGAGGAGGACTCGGTCTCGAAGTCTTCCAGCGTGGCATCGGCGAAGCACCGGCTCCCCTGGCTCTTTACGAACCTTGTCGGCAGTCTGTTCTCGGGCGCGATTCTGTGGGAGTTCCGCTATACGATTCAGGAAGTGGTGGCTATCGTCAGTTTTATTCCGGTCATCGCCGCCATGGGTGGGAATGTGGGCCTCCAATCCTCGACCCTCATTATTCGCGGATTGGCGACAGGGCTGATCGCGTTGACGGATGTGCGGACCGTGTTTATCAGGGAAATTAAGGTCGGGCTCCTGATGGGGCTCGCCTGCGGCCTGATTCTCACCATCGTGGGCTGGCTGTGGCATCAAGCCTTTCTAGGCATGGTCGTGGGGGTGTCGCTGATTATGGCCTTCATGGTCTCGACCAGCATGGCGACGTTCATGCCCATTTTGCTGAAGCGCATGGGGGTGGATCCTGCCGTGGCGGCTGGCCCCTTTGTGACGACGGCCAACGACATCACGGGCATTACCATCTATCTCACCCTGGCCACCCTATTTATGGACCATCTGCGCTAG
- the recO gene encoding DNA repair protein RecO: MPLIKTAAITLKSRKWGDADRIVTFYTKEMGKVRGVARGARRMKSRLGASLEPLTICHLNLFEKSGDSLYRISQVDLVEPFMKFREDLTLMTAAARMVNVVGAVTPDGDPDPQLFDTLEQGLRALITSQDPAMTALLFQIRLLGFLGFRPQTDHCAACGKGRLLGEPQFSPLSGGLVCTVCAARQSFRCLPLSRGSLAFLHQALQLSSSVVDRLKAAGQVRYEVENAIEGYVTVVAGRQLPPVNFLSYPS, translated from the coding sequence ATGCCGCTGATCAAGACGGCGGCGATCACGCTGAAAAGCCGGAAGTGGGGCGACGCGGATCGTATCGTCACCTTCTATACCAAAGAGATGGGTAAGGTTCGCGGTGTGGCGCGGGGAGCGCGCCGGATGAAGAGCCGGCTCGGCGCCTCGCTCGAGCCCCTCACGATCTGCCATCTCAACCTGTTCGAAAAGTCTGGCGATTCGCTCTATCGCATCTCGCAGGTCGATCTCGTGGAACCTTTCATGAAGTTTCGCGAAGACTTGACGTTGATGACGGCTGCCGCACGGATGGTCAATGTGGTGGGGGCGGTGACGCCGGATGGGGACCCGGACCCGCAGCTCTTCGACACGCTTGAACAGGGCTTGCGCGCATTGATCACGAGCCAGGACCCGGCGATGACGGCGCTGTTGTTTCAGATCAGGCTGCTGGGATTTCTTGGGTTTCGCCCCCAGACCGATCACTGTGCCGCTTGCGGCAAGGGACGGTTGCTGGGAGAGCCGCAGTTCTCACCTCTATCAGGAGGTCTGGTCTGTACGGTGTGTGCGGCCCGCCAATCGTTCCGTTGTTTGCCGCTCTCACGAGGGAGTCTGGCCTTTCTGCATCAGGCGTTGCAGCTGTCCTCCTCGGTGGTCGATCGTTTGAAAGCCGCAGGGCAGGTCCGGTACGAGGTGGAAAATGCGATTGAAGGCTATGTCACGGTGGTGGCGGGCAGGCAACTGCCTCCGGTGAATTTTTTGTCCTATCCGTCCTGA
- the eno gene encoding phosphopyruvate hydratase: protein MSAIREIKGRQILDSRGNPTIEAEVTLDSGACGRAAVPSGASTGEKEAIELRDGDKKRWMGKGVSKAVGNISKLIAPELLGMEALDQVEIDQTMIDLDGTKTKSRLGANAILGVSLAVAKAAASETGQPLYRYLGGTNARVLPVPLMNIINGGAHADNRLDLQEFMIMPVGASSFSEAFRMATEVFHTLKALLKKKGLNTAVGDEGGFAPDLQSNEEALGLIMQAIEAAGYKPGRDIALALDCAASELYEKGRYYLEAEKNPERSAEEMILYYAKLVDRYPILSIEDGLSELDWKGWKLMTEKLGKKVQLVGDDIFVTNVEIFAKGIKEGIANSILIKLNQIGTLTETLEAIELAKRSGYTAIISHRSGETEDTTIADVAVATNSGLIKTGSLSRTDRVAKYNQLLRIEEELGSSAVYRGREAVPGR from the coding sequence ATGAGCGCGATTCGAGAGATCAAGGGTAGGCAGATTTTGGATTCACGGGGGAATCCGACGATCGAGGCGGAGGTCACGCTGGACAGCGGGGCCTGTGGGCGGGCGGCTGTGCCCTCCGGGGCTTCGACCGGCGAGAAGGAAGCGATCGAATTGCGCGATGGCGACAAGAAGCGCTGGATGGGGAAAGGCGTGTCGAAGGCCGTGGGCAACATCAGCAAGCTGATTGCCCCGGAGCTATTAGGGATGGAAGCGCTCGATCAAGTCGAGATTGACCAGACGATGATCGATTTGGACGGCACGAAAACAAAGAGCCGACTTGGCGCCAACGCCATTCTGGGTGTGTCCCTGGCCGTGGCGAAGGCGGCGGCGTCTGAAACAGGCCAGCCGCTCTATCGCTACCTTGGCGGGACGAATGCGCGAGTGTTGCCGGTGCCGCTGATGAACATCATCAACGGCGGTGCCCATGCCGACAACCGGCTGGATCTGCAAGAGTTCATGATCATGCCGGTGGGGGCGTCCAGTTTTAGCGAGGCGTTCCGGATGGCGACCGAGGTGTTCCATACGCTCAAGGCGTTGTTGAAGAAAAAGGGGTTGAATACGGCGGTCGGCGACGAAGGCGGATTTGCGCCGGATCTCCAATCGAATGAAGAGGCGCTTGGCCTGATCATGCAGGCGATTGAGGCGGCAGGCTACAAGCCGGGGCGCGACATCGCCCTTGCCCTGGACTGCGCCGCCAGCGAACTCTATGAGAAGGGCCGGTACTACCTGGAAGCAGAAAAGAATCCTGAGCGCTCCGCCGAGGAGATGATCCTGTACTACGCGAAGCTCGTGGATCGCTATCCGATTCTCTCCATCGAAGATGGATTGAGCGAGTTGGATTGGAAGGGCTGGAAGCTGATGACGGAGAAGCTGGGCAAGAAGGTTCAATTGGTCGGAGACGATATCTTCGTGACCAATGTGGAGATCTTTGCTAAAGGAATTAAGGAAGGGATCGCGAATTCCATTCTGATCAAGCTCAACCAGATCGGCACCCTGACGGAAACGCTGGAGGCGATTGAGTTGGCGAAGCGGTCTGGCTACACCGCGATCATCTCGCATCGATCAGGCGAAACAGAGGATACGACGATTGCGGATGTGGCGGTCGCGACCAATAGCGGGCTCATTAAGACCGGATCGCTGTCCAGGACGGATCGCGTGGCCAAGTATAATCAGCTGCTCAGGATCGAGGAAGAGCTGGGTTCGAGCGCAGTCTATCGAGGGCGTGAGGCTGTGCCGGGGCGATAG
- the gatA gene encoding Asp-tRNA(Asn)/Glu-tRNA(Gln) amidotransferase subunit GatA, whose translation MSIHKLTLYELHKKFTAGEVTATEIVRAYGLRIGQVESKVKAYITQAKDSVAAQASALDASLKGWRKTAPMMGMPLAIKDNICTEGVTTTCASRMLGNFVPPYDATVIRKLREQGYLLLGKTNLDEFAMGSSTENSAFGPSRNPWNLHCVPGGSSGGSAAAVAADECAAALGSDTGGSIRQPAAFCGVVGLKPTYGRVSRYGLIAFASSLDQIGPITKDVTDAAFFLGAIAGHDPLDSTSADVPVPDYMKALKKKDLKKLKVGVPAEFFAEGLDPDVEQAVRAAIEELKALGGTIKEIQLPRTDAAVATYYVIATAEASSNLARYDGVKFGLRAKETKDLLDLYMKTRQEGFGPEVKRRIMLGTYVLSAGYYDAYYGKAQAVRTLIRQDFDAAFHEVDLIVTPVTPTPAFKFGAKSEDPLQMYLSDIFTISVNLAGVPAISLPCGFSQTGLPIGLQLIGRPFEEDTLLRAAYAYEQSTQWRTKRPVIR comes from the coding sequence ATGTCGATTCATAAACTCACGCTCTATGAGCTCCATAAGAAATTCACCGCCGGGGAAGTCACGGCCACGGAGATCGTGCGCGCCTACGGGCTGCGGATCGGTCAGGTGGAGTCCAAGGTGAAGGCCTACATCACGCAGGCCAAAGACTCGGTGGCGGCGCAGGCGAGCGCACTCGATGCGTCCCTGAAAGGCTGGCGGAAGACGGCGCCGATGATGGGCATGCCCCTGGCGATCAAAGATAATATCTGCACCGAAGGCGTGACCACGACCTGCGCCTCCCGGATGCTCGGCAACTTTGTGCCGCCCTACGATGCGACCGTGATTCGAAAGTTGCGTGAACAGGGATATTTGCTTCTCGGGAAGACCAACCTTGATGAATTCGCGATGGGCTCCTCGACCGAGAACTCTGCCTTTGGGCCGAGCCGCAATCCCTGGAACCTGCATTGTGTGCCGGGAGGGTCCAGCGGAGGCTCTGCCGCTGCTGTGGCGGCGGACGAATGTGCGGCGGCCTTGGGATCCGATACAGGCGGGTCGATCCGTCAGCCTGCGGCATTTTGCGGGGTAGTCGGGCTCAAGCCGACCTATGGGCGGGTCTCCCGATATGGGTTGATTGCGTTCGCTTCCTCGCTCGATCAAATCGGACCGATCACGAAGGATGTGACGGACGCGGCGTTTTTCCTCGGCGCCATTGCCGGTCACGATCCGTTGGATTCGACTTCGGCCGATGTCCCGGTGCCGGACTACATGAAGGCTTTAAAAAAGAAAGATCTCAAGAAGCTGAAGGTCGGGGTGCCGGCCGAGTTCTTTGCTGAGGGGCTGGACCCAGACGTGGAGCAGGCGGTGCGGGCGGCGATCGAGGAGCTGAAAGCGCTTGGAGGGACGATCAAGGAAATTCAGTTGCCCCGGACGGATGCGGCCGTGGCGACGTACTACGTGATCGCGACGGCAGAGGCCAGCTCGAATCTGGCCCGCTACGATGGCGTGAAGTTCGGGCTCCGCGCCAAAGAGACCAAGGACCTGCTCGATCTCTATATGAAGACTAGGCAGGAAGGGTTCGGGCCAGAAGTGAAGCGCCGGATCATGTTGGGGACCTATGTGCTCAGCGCCGGTTATTACGATGCCTATTATGGTAAGGCGCAGGCGGTGCGCACCTTGATCCGCCAGGATTTCGATGCGGCCTTTCACGAGGTCGATCTCATCGTGACGCCTGTGACGCCCACGCCGGCATTCAAGTTCGGCGCGAAGAGCGAGGATCCGCTGCAGATGTATTTGTCAGACATTTTCACCATTTCGGTGAACCTCGCCGGGGTGCCGGCGATTTCGCTGCCCTGCGGCTTTAGTCAGACAGGCTTGCCTATCGGGTTGCAGCTGATCGGGCGTCCCTTCGAAGAGGACACGCTCTTGCGGGCGGCCTATGCCTATGAACAGAGCACGCAATGGCGGACGAAGAGGCCGGTGATTCGGTAG
- the gatB gene encoding Asp-tRNA(Asn)/Glu-tRNA(Gln) amidotransferase subunit GatB gives MTYEVVIGVEVHAQLRTKSKLFCGCGTQFGLTANSQTCPLCLGLPGTLPVINRAAVEMAVRAGLALNCTIAANNLFARKNYFYPDLPKGYQISQYEEPICEHGWIEIAPADGKPRRVRIRRAHLEEDAGKSVHVAGANGSRVDLNRAGTPLLEIVTEPDLRSADEVVAYLKGLRDVLMYLEVCDGNMDEGSFRCEPNLSLRPVGQKEFGTKVELKNINSFKFVKDAIEYEIKRQTKVLSEGGKINQETRLWNLDRGETAVMRSKEEAHDYRYFPDPDLVPLKLDREWIEGCRKQVTELPAARLQRFVREFALSEYDAGVLTASKAVADYFETAVKLFNQPKTVSNWVMGELTRELNNSGTDTSVSPVSPERLVSLLQLVEQGTISLKVAREIFPEIYSSGKTPEQIVQEKGLVQVSDEGALDQIIIDVLAKNPSQVAQFKEGKQQVLGFLVGQVMKSSGGKANPGKVNELLKKKLAG, from the coding sequence ATGACGTACGAAGTCGTCATCGGCGTGGAAGTGCATGCGCAGCTGCGGACCAAGTCCAAGCTGTTTTGCGGATGCGGGACGCAATTCGGGCTGACGGCCAATAGCCAGACTTGCCCACTCTGCCTGGGACTTCCCGGCACGTTGCCGGTGATCAATCGGGCGGCGGTCGAGATGGCGGTGCGGGCTGGCTTGGCGTTGAATTGCACCATCGCGGCGAACAATCTCTTTGCGCGCAAGAACTACTTCTATCCGGATCTGCCCAAGGGCTATCAGATTTCGCAATACGAAGAGCCGATCTGCGAACATGGTTGGATTGAGATTGCCCCGGCTGACGGCAAGCCCCGGCGTGTTCGTATCCGGCGCGCCCATCTGGAGGAAGATGCGGGGAAGAGCGTCCACGTGGCCGGCGCCAATGGGAGCCGTGTTGATTTGAATCGGGCCGGCACGCCGCTGCTGGAAATCGTGACGGAGCCTGATTTGCGGTCGGCCGATGAAGTCGTAGCCTACTTGAAGGGCCTTCGCGATGTGCTTATGTATCTGGAAGTCTGCGACGGCAACATGGATGAGGGGAGCTTTCGTTGCGAGCCGAACCTCTCGCTCCGTCCGGTGGGCCAGAAGGAATTCGGCACCAAGGTCGAACTGAAAAATATCAATTCGTTCAAGTTCGTCAAAGATGCCATCGAGTATGAGATCAAGCGCCAGACCAAGGTCTTGAGCGAGGGCGGGAAGATCAATCAGGAGACCAGGCTCTGGAACCTCGATCGCGGCGAGACGGCGGTGATGCGCTCTAAGGAAGAGGCGCACGACTATCGCTACTTCCCCGATCCCGATCTGGTGCCGCTCAAGCTCGATAGGGAATGGATCGAGGGCTGCCGCAAACAGGTGACAGAATTGCCGGCCGCCAGGCTCCAGCGATTCGTCCGCGAGTTTGCTCTGTCCGAGTACGATGCCGGCGTGTTGACTGCGTCGAAGGCTGTGGCCGATTATTTCGAGACGGCGGTGAAACTGTTCAATCAGCCCAAGACGGTAAGCAATTGGGTGATGGGCGAACTCACCAGGGAGTTGAATAATTCAGGAACCGATACGAGCGTCTCGCCGGTTTCTCCGGAACGGCTGGTGAGTCTGTTGCAGTTGGTCGAGCAGGGGACGATCAGTTTGAAGGTTGCGCGCGAGATTTTTCCGGAAATCTATAGCAGCGGAAAGACGCCGGAGCAGATCGTTCAGGAGAAGGGCCTCGTGCAAGTCTCCGACGAAGGGGCACTCGATCAGATCATTATTGACGTGCTGGCGAAGAATCCGTCGCAGGTGGCACAGTTCAAAGAGGGTAAGCAGCAAGTGCTGGGATTCCTGGTCGGGCAGGTGATGAAGTCGTCCGGTGGCAAGGCAAATCCCGGGAAGGTGAACGAGTTACTAAAGAAGAAGTTGGCGGGATGA
- the glgA gene encoding glycogen synthase GlgA, whose product MTQHPLHLLMVASEAVPYAKTGGLADVAGALPLELAKLGHDVILLLPHYRCLSESGRSFHPVCQLLVPTPQGPVEALIEEDVIPVGSGGGRVRVWAIGHEAFFDRPGLYQEQGLDYPDNLDRFSFFCRATIEVIAYLRTACRWNTHLLHLHDWQASLCAVYLKTIERDRQDVQGVRTVLTLHNVGYQGISPGTQFEKTGLPPSLFTPAGLEYYGSVNLLKGGMVFADYVTTVSPTYAREILTLECGFGLEGVLRNREDRFVGILNGIDVDRWNPATDPYLPAHYSADDRAGKQLCKQALQREFQLPETTAPLLAVIARLTPQKGVDLVEAIIPQLMALDLQLVVLGAGEPELEAKFTVLQKRHPRRMGLRIGFDEGLAHRIEGGADIFVMPSRYEPCGLSQLYSLRYGAVPVVRKTGGLADTVVPLTEQARRAGGATGFHVEEDRAEALLSVLRRAVDLYQDRSAWDQLVEAGMKTDVSWARSAKEYDRLFVSLVRGGQSSDA is encoded by the coding sequence GTGACCCAGCATCCTCTCCATCTGCTTATGGTTGCTTCTGAAGCGGTCCCTTATGCCAAGACGGGCGGGCTCGCCGACGTCGCTGGCGCCCTACCGCTTGAACTGGCAAAGCTTGGCCATGACGTTATTCTCCTGCTTCCGCACTATCGCTGCCTGAGTGAGTCTGGCCGATCCTTCCACCCCGTCTGTCAACTTCTGGTGCCGACCCCTCAAGGGCCGGTCGAGGCATTGATCGAAGAGGATGTCATCCCCGTCGGCTCAGGTGGCGGCCGGGTGCGGGTCTGGGCGATTGGGCATGAGGCCTTCTTCGATCGGCCTGGTCTCTATCAAGAGCAGGGTCTCGACTACCCTGATAACCTCGACCGGTTTTCATTTTTCTGTCGCGCGACGATAGAGGTCATCGCCTATCTCCGAACCGCCTGCCGATGGAATACGCACCTTCTTCATCTTCATGATTGGCAAGCGTCGCTCTGCGCGGTCTACCTCAAGACCATTGAGCGGGACCGGCAGGATGTTCAGGGAGTGCGCACAGTCCTGACGTTGCACAATGTGGGGTACCAGGGAATTTCCCCTGGCACGCAATTCGAGAAAACAGGTCTGCCTCCCTCGTTGTTTACCCCTGCGGGCCTGGAGTATTACGGTTCGGTGAATCTGCTCAAGGGGGGCATGGTCTTTGCTGATTATGTGACGACGGTCAGCCCAACCTATGCGCGAGAAATCCTGACGCTAGAATGTGGCTTTGGGCTCGAGGGGGTCTTGCGTAATCGGGAGGACCGGTTCGTGGGCATTCTGAACGGCATCGACGTCGATCGATGGAACCCGGCAACCGATCCCTATCTGCCTGCACATTACTCAGCTGACGATCGCGCAGGAAAGCAGTTGTGCAAGCAGGCGCTCCAACGTGAGTTTCAGTTGCCTGAAACCACGGCTCCGCTTCTGGCGGTGATTGCGAGGCTGACCCCGCAGAAAGGGGTGGACCTCGTCGAAGCCATTATTCCGCAATTGATGGCTCTGGATCTCCAGCTGGTGGTGTTGGGAGCAGGCGAGCCGGAACTCGAAGCCAAGTTCACGGTGTTACAGAAGAGGCATCCTCGCCGGATGGGCCTTCGCATCGGGTTCGATGAAGGGCTCGCGCATCGGATTGAAGGCGGGGCAGATATCTTCGTGATGCCCTCCCGGTATGAGCCCTGCGGCCTCAGTCAACTCTACAGCCTTCGGTATGGAGCCGTTCCCGTCGTTAGAAAGACCGGAGGGTTGGCCGATACGGTCGTGCCGCTGACCGAGCAGGCTCGGCGGGCAGGAGGGGCGACGGGGTTTCATGTTGAAGAGGATCGGGCGGAGGCTCTTCTGTCCGTCTTGCGCCGGGCTGTGGACCTGTATCAGGATCGATCGGCCTGGGATCAGTTGGTGGAGGCAGGGATGAAGACGGATGTGTCCTGGGCTCGTTCAGCGAAGGAGTACGACCGGCTTTTTGTGTCACTGGTCAGGGGTGGGCAGTCATCCGACGCGTAA